AACCTGATATGGCGTGTCCCGAAGTACAACCACCAGCGTATCGTGTTCCGAAACCTATTAAAATTCCACCAATAATTAAAATGAGAATCATTTTTGGTGATTCAAAAACTTGATTGCCAAAAAGCATATCCGGAACTAATTTTCCGTTTGGAGCATCAATACCCAATTGAGCTAATTGTTCGATTGTTTTTGGGTTAATGGCTACATTAGAAGGATCGTTCATAAAATTAGCGGCAATAAAACCGCCTGCCATCGCGCCTAATACCACAACTAAATTCCAGCGTTGTGATTTCCAATCGGTATCAAAGAAAGGAACTCTTTTACCAATTCCGGTCATCGAACACAGTGTTTGTAAATTAGATGACATTCCGAAAACTTTTCCAAAATAAATAAGACAAAGCATAATCATGCCAATCAAAAAACCGGAAACATACCAAGGCCAAGTTTGAAAAATAATATTCATGCAGTAATTTTTTTTGACAAAAATAGGAATTATGTTTTTTAAATTTATCACAATAAAGGCATAATTATTGTTTAAAGTAAGCTTCCGTTTAAAGTTCTATTTATATTTGTATCACTAAAAAGATTCTTTCTTTGGAACAGATTTTAATCAAAATAGACTTTTTTTGGAACTGAAATAAAAAAATAAAAGAAACCGCTATGAAAAAAACAGTGCTTTTTGTCGCTTTACTAATTGTTACTGCTTCTTGTGTGAGCACTAAATCAACTTTGAAAAACGTAGATAATAATGCTCCAATTCCAGTGTTAAGCAAAGACAATACTTTTGTAATTACACAATTCAGCACTGATAAAAGATACGGTTACAACAAGGATTATCCTATCAATATTTTTTTTAGAACCAGTAAAGACGAAAGCATTAATCAGCAACGCTATTTGAATGCATTAGCCGGACCAAAAGGTGAAAAATTAACGTACACAAAATTAGAAAGTTGTTGCCCGTTTCCTTCAACCAAAAGTGATATGGGAGCCGGTTTTCTTGACGTTTACGAAGTAAAATGGGAAGGTCAAAAAAAACCTGTTCTACTCTATTTAAACATTTATGAAAAAGGAGTTTTAATGGTTCCCGTAGGTTTCAGCCTGAAGAAAAAATAGACAATCCATTTGATACTACCTCATTTATCAGTATCTTTAATACTGTTTATGACTGTAGAAACGCTCCATATTATCTTTAAACTTGCTGCAGGCATAGGCTTGTTCCTTTTTGCTATGCATTTGCTTGAGGAATCCTTAAAAAATCTTTCGGGAAGAAATTTTAAGCTTTTTCTGCAACGCATTACTAAAAATAATATTGGCGCTGTAGCCGGAGGAATTATAGTTACTGTTGTGCTTCAAAGCAGTTCTATGGTTTCATTGATGGTTTTAGCTTTTGTAGGTGCCGGAGTATTTAGCATGAAAAATGCAATGGCAATTATTCTCGGAGCAAATTTAGGCACTACTCTGGCGAGTTGGTTAGTGGCTACTTTAGGTTTTAAAGTGAATATCGAAATTGTTGCTTACCCAGCCATTTGTATTGCCGGATTATTGCTCATTCTTTTTGGCAATCGCAAAACGATAAAATATATCTCTTATTTTCTATTTGGATTTGGTTTATTGTTCATCGGACTTTCCTTCATGAAAACGGCAATGGAGAATCAGGTACAAAACTTTGATTTTTCTCCATATGCACAAATGCCGTTGATTGTTTTTTTACTTTTAGGATTTGTTTTTACTGTCTTAATACAATCCAGCTCAGTAACAATGGCGCTCACACTAAGTGCGCTGTATGTAGGGGCAATCAATTTTCCTATTGCTGCAACAATTGTGCTCGGGGCAGAAACAGGAACTATAATCAAAGTATTGTTGAGTGCAATAGGCGGTAATGCATCAAAAAAACGAGTGGCGCTTGGAAATTTACTTTTTAATATTTTCATTACCGCTTTTACTTTTGCTTTACTCAATCCCATTTTGCGGCTTATAACAGATGTTTTTATTATCAAAGATCCGCTGATTGGTTTAGTTGCTTTTTCTAGTTTCATTAATCTGTTAGCTATTCTTATTTTTCTGCCGATTCTAAATTTCTATTCTCGATTTTTAGAACATTTCTTTAAAGAAACGGATGCTTCTGCAGCTGCTTTTATTGGACATGCTTCAGTTGCTGAGCCAGAAACAGCTTTGGATTTATTTCGAAGAGAAACAAAATATTTCATTCACAACTCCATGCTTTTCAATTTAGAACTTTTTAAAATTGACACACAATCCCTTCGAAAACAAAGTGATTTTAAAGGAATAAACGAAAAATGGGATTATTTTTCAAAAACTAAAGAGGAAAAATATGAGTTCCTCAAACAGTTGCAAGGCGAGTTGCAAGCTTTTTATTTAGCATTGAGAACAAAATTGCAACCCGAGCAGGTTTCGGAACTCAATCAGTTGATTGCTGCCGTACGAAGTGCTATGCATGCGGTGAAAAGTGTTAAGGATATAGGAAGTAATATCACAAATCTTCGAAGTTCATCAAAGGATATTAAGTACAATTTTTTTCTGTATCACAAAAAAGAAACCGAAAAACTGTATCAGGAATTAAATGCATTCATCACCAAAGAAAAAGAAGCCAGTTTTGAAAATCTACAAGCTGTTTATGATACCATTCAAAATAATTATACTGCCGTTCTCAACGATTTTTATACCAATGCTCAAAATACGGCGATTGAAAATATTGATATAACGACTATTATTAATTTTAACCGCGAACTTTTCACCTCTAATAAAGCGATACTGATGGCGGTAAAAGATAGTTTATTAGACGAAAAACAGGCTGCTGAATTTAATGAAATACCGGTATATCGTACCTAAATCCATGAGAATCTAAAAAGAGTAAACTTCCAGCCATATACTGTTTGCGCGATTTTATAGTATTTAATACAATAATTTTATAATTATAATTTAAAATTCTATAAAAAATACTGATTTCGAATTTTGATCTTTGTGATTAAATCCATTTTGATATAAAATTGCTATTCCGCTATAATTTGGCTAATTTTATACCTAAATCCCAAATCACTTGAAAAAGCACCTAAAGAAAATACTTACTATTTTTCTACGAATAGTAGCAACATTTTTAGTGTTGTTTCTTATGTTAGTACTTGCAATTCAGATTCCATCAGTACAAAATTCAATTAAAAATCAAGCGGTTACTTACCTTGAAGGAAAAATTAAAACTAAAATACAGATTGAAAAATTAGAAATTGCTTTTCCACAAAAAGTAATTCTAGCAGGAGTTTATTTTGAAGATCAAAAAAAAGATACTCTTTTGTCTGGTGAAAAAATAATAGCCGACATTAGTGTATTGCAAATAATCAATAACAAGATACAAGTTAATGCTATTGAATTAGAAGGAATTACTACTCATTTGAACAAAGATAAAAAAGGTATTTTTAATTTTGATTATATTATCAAAGCCTTTGCAACTCCCGATAAACCAAAAGAAGATGATACTACACCGATGCAATTTTCGCTGGAAGAAATAAATCTGAATCGAATACGCATAAAATATTCGGATGCTACTTCAAAAAACAACACTTCAATCGACCTAAAACACCTTAATACGCACATAAAAACATTTGATTTAAAAGGAATGAACTTTGAAATTCCTAAAGTGACTGTTAACGGATTACAACTGAAATTAAAACAAGAATTAGTTAAAACAACCAATATTGCTAAAGAAACTTCAGGTCAAACGAAGTTGAAATTAAATATAGGAGAAATTGATTTAAAGAAATTTGCGGTTGATTATGACAATGAAAATGACAAACTGAAAACTACAGTTTCCTTCAAAAAACTATTTGTAAAATTCAATAAAATTGATCTTAATAAACAATTTATACTTGTAGAAAGTATTGATTTATCGAATGCTAAAGGAATTCTTGCTTTGGCAAAAAAAGATAAAATTATTCCAAAAAAAGTTGCAATTGCTAATGAAACGAACGATTGGGAAATTAAAATCAGTGAAACAAATTTTGACAAAGTCAACTTTCGTTATGACAATAATGATGTTGTTGCGGTAAAAAAAGGAATCGATTACAATCATTTAAATCTGAGTAATTTAAACCTGAATATTGAAAACATCAATTACAATCCTGAAAATATTTCGGGGAATATTAACTCTTTAACCGTTAAAGAGCAAAGTGGTTTAGCTATTGAATCCTTTAAAACTGACTTTTTCTACGGCAAAAAAAATGCGTATCTAAAAAATTTATACCTTAAAACACCTCAAACCCTTTTGAAGGATGAACTCGTTATTGGCTATCCCAGCATCGAATCTATAACTGAAAATCTAGGTGAATTATCGATAAAAGCTTCTTTAAAAAATAGCAAATTAGGATTTAAAGACATTTTGCTTTTTGTGCCTAAATTGTCCGAAACCAATCCTTTTAAGAATAACCCAAATGCTATTTTACGCATCAACAGTACCGTTTCCGGGAAATTAAAAAACATTGAAATTCCAAATTTAGAAATCAGCGGTATCGGAACAACGAAAATTGTCGCCAGTGGAAGAATTATGGGATTACCCGACATGAAAAAAGCGAATTTTGATATTGTGATTAAGGATTTCAAATCAAGTTCAAAAGACCTTAATCAGTTTGTGCCAAGGGGAACTATTCCTAACTCGATTGCATTGCCGGCACAATTTGGAGCCAAAGGGATTTTTAAAGGAACAATCGCTAATTTTAATACGAATATGAATGTGCAAAGTAGTTTTGGTAACGCCAAAATCAAAGCAACTTTTGATCAACGAATAAAGAATAAAGAGAAATATAATGCCGAAACCGAATTAGAAAATTTTGATTTAGGAAAATTTATAAAAAATGATTCTATTGGAAAAATAACTGCAAAAGCTACTGTAAAAGGAACAGGATTTAATCCAAAAACTGCAAATGCAACAGGTAGCGGAACGATTCTGAAGGTGAATTTTAACAAATATACGTATAAAAATTTAGCTATAAAAGGCAAAATCAATAACGGAAGTTTTAATGTTACAGCGCAGGCAAAAGACCCAAATCTAACTTTTGATTTGATTAGCAGTGGTGGATTTAAAGATAAATATCCAACCGGAAAATTAAAACTGAATGTCGATATTGCTGATTTAGAAAAATTGAATTTACACGCCGGGCCATTAAAATTAAGAGGCGTTGTAGAAGCTGATATTCAATCTGTTGATTTAGATTATCTAAACGGAAAAATGACAGCACATACTCTTTTTATAACGAATGAAAAAGGAGAATTTGCGGTTGATTCCATTACAATTAGAGCAACTACAACTGCCGAAAAAAGTGCTCTTGTATTAGAATCTCCTTTTTTGGACGCAACCGTAAATGGAAAATACAAACTTTCGCAACTGCCAACCGCTTTGTCGAATTCTCTTTCAAAATATTATAATTGGAATCCAACTTCCAAAAAAAGTAAAGCAACAAACAACTATTTTGATTTTAAACTTAATGTTAAAGACAATCCTGTCGTAACACAATTAATTACTGATTTAAAAATTTTGGCGCCTATCCTTATAACTGGCCGATATAATGCTGAGAATGATTCCATTGTTTTAAACGGTGCTGTTCACAAGCTAATTTATGGCGATAATACCGTAACTAATGCCGTTTTTACTATTGATACTCAAGACAAAGCATTAGTGTACAATTTGATCGTAGATGACATTCAAAATACTCAAATTCAATTGCCTTATACCTCAATTTCAGGAAAAGTGCAAAACAATACGGTAGAATATGCTTTACAGCTTAAAGATTTAAAAGATAAAGAACGGTACTTTATAGCAGGAACTATGAATGCTGCCAATGGAAATTCGGAAATTAATCTGGATTCGGAAAAACTGATGTTGAATTACGAATCTTGGAATATATCGCCTGAAAATTTAATTCGTTTTGGAAAAAAAGGAATATATGCTTCTGATTTTGAATTAAAAAAAGAAGAAAACAGCATTAAAATACAATCCCAATCAGAAAAACCCAACGCGCCAATTGAAGTTGATTTTAAGAATTTTGAAATCGAAACCATTACCAGTATGGTCGAAAAAAGCGACTTGAAAATGAGTGGAAAAATCAATGGAACCGCTTTGTTAAAAAACGTAGATAAAAATCTGTTATTCACATCTGATTTAGTAATTGAAGATTTCACTTTCAAAAAAGATACTGTAGGAACAATTGCCGTGCAAGTCAATAACGAAATTGCGAATCAATATGATGCGCATATAAAGTTAACAGGGCAGGAAAACCAAGTTAATCTTGATGGTGTGTACCGTTCAAATGACAGTAGTTTTGATATGACATTGCTAATTGACAGGTTGAATATGAAAAGTATTCAAGGGTTTTCGATGAATCATTTAACAGAAAGTACCGGATTTTTTACAGGGAATTTCACTCTAACGGGAACTACAAAACAACCCGAATTAATTGGAACATTAAAGTTTAATGATATCAGTTTTAAAGCTACAGAACTCAACGCCAGATTCCAATCGATGAATGATTCAATAGCCTTTACAACTAATGCTGTTTTATTTGATAATTTCATTATAAAAGATGAAAAAGGAAATGACCTTTCTATAAACGGAAAAATTGACAGTCATAATTTTAGCAATTTTGGTTTTGATTTGGCTATTGATGCAGAGAATTTTAAAGCCATCAATTCTAAAGCAAAAGACAATGATTTGTTTTATGGAGAATTATATTTAGACAATCATCTGAAAATAAAAGGTACGCTTAATAATCCGATTGTTGACGGTAATATCAAGGTAAATAAAGACACTAAATTTACGGTTGTATTGCCGCAATCCGATCCTTCTATTGCAGATCGGGAAGGAATTGTAGAGTTTATTGACCAAGATCATCCGCAAATTGTGACTACGGTAAAAGCGGAAGAAATTTTAAATCAATCAGAAATTAAAGGTATTAATGCTTCGGTAAATATTGAAATTGATAAAGAAGCAGAATTCAGCATTATCATAGATAAATCTAATGGTGATTATTTAAAATTAAAAGGAGAAGCTAATTTATACGGAGGCATCGATGCTTCGGGCAAAACGACATTAACAGGGAAATATGAGTTTACCGAAGGAACGTATGAAATGACTTTTAGTGCTTTGAAAAGAAAATTTGATATCAAAAAAGGAAGTTATATCCTTTGGAACGGAGAACCTACAACCGCCGATGTCAACATTACTGCCGTTTATAAAATAAATACAGCGCCCTTAGACTTACTAAGTGGTCAACTGGGAGCGGTTTCCGAAGAAATACGAAATACTTATAAAGAAAAAGTGGCGTTTGAAACCCTGTTAATAATGAAAGGGGAATTAATGAAACCCGACATTACGTTTGATATCATTTTACCCGAAGGAATTAACAGCGTCTCTCCTGATGTTCTTTCGACAACGCAAACTAAGTTAACGCAATTAAGACAAGATCCGAGTGAATTGAATAAACAAGTATTTGCGTTGTTATTGTTAAATCATTTCATTGGTGAAAACCCGTTTTCGAGCGAATCCGGAAGTGGTTCCGTTTCTTCGTTGGCAAGAGTTAGCGCCAGTAAAATTTTGTCGGAACAATTGAATAATCTCGCAGGTGATTTGATAAAAGGAATCGATATTGATTTCAACCTGCAATCAACCGAAGATTACACATCCGGACAACGACAAGATAAAACCGACTTGAATATTGGTATTTCAAAAAAATTATTGAATGACCGACTCAAAGTTACCGTTGGAAGCAGTTTTGGTTTAGAAGGAACGCAGCAAGCCAACCAACAATCGAACAATATTGCCGGAGATGTTTCTATAGATTATCAATTGTCTAAAGATGGACGCTATAAAATTCGTGGATATCGAATCAACAAATACCAAGTCGCACTTCAAGGCGAAGTAGTCGAAACCGGAATATCGTTTATCATTACATTAGATTACAATAAATTTAAAGAATTGTTCCAAAAAAGTAAAGTAAAAACAGCAACAGCGAAAAAGGAAAAAACCTTAAAAAAGAAATCCGATGAATAAAAATACAGTCATATTTTTTCTTTTTTTAGCATTATTCATAAGCTCCTGCAGCAATACAAAATATTTGGCAGAAGGCGAAATGCTTTATACTGGTGCCAAAATTAAAGTAGAAGGCGAAACACCAAAGAAAGAGCGTAAAGTTCTAAAAACAGAAATGGAAGAACTCGTTCGCCCAAAACCCAATGCTACGCTGCTGGGATTACGACCTAAATTATTCATTTATAATTTGGCAGGAACTACAAAAAAAGAAAAAGGCTGGCGCTACTGGTTAAAAAATAAAGTGGGTGAAGCACCTGTTTTAGCCAGTCAAGTAGATTTAGAATACAACAAAAGCATTTTGCAAAACTATAGCGAAAATAAAGGCTATTTTAATACCAGAACTACAGCTGACAGTACTCAAAATGGAAAAAGAGTATCTGCTGTTTATACTGTGAATCCGGCACTTCAATATAAAATCAGGAATATTAAATTTCCCGATGATTCCTCTGCAATTGCAACCGCAGTGCGCAATACCAGCAGACGAAGTTTATTAAAAAAAGAAGAAGGATACAGCTTGGATGTGATAAAAGAAGAACGAATTCGAATTGACAACCGACTCAAAGAAAAAGGATATTATTATTTTGGACCTGATTATTTGAAAATTCAAGTCGACAGTACCGTTGCCAATCATCAAGTAGATCTTATTGTAAAAGTAAAAGACGAAGCACCTCGAATTTCAAAAGAGCAATTCAAAATCAATAAAATCATTATTTATCCCAATTATTCTATTGAATCTGACCCTGTAAAAACAAACACAGAAATCGTTACAAAATATAAGGATTTTACCATTATTGATAACGAAAACACATTTAAACCTCAAATTTTTGACCGCACTTTATATTTTAAAAAAGATGATTTATATAACCGTACCAATCATAATTTATCCCTGAATCGATTGGTAAACTTGGGTACTTTTAAGTTTGTGAAAAACGAATTTAAAACTGCTGATACCATCGGAAATTACTTAGACGCATATTATTATCTGTCGCCTTTAACCAAAAAATCAATTCGATTAGAACTGCTTGCCAAAACTAATTCGGCAAATTATAACGGAACTGAATTAAACTTGAATTGGAGTAATCGAAATGCTTTTAAAGGAGCGGAACTACTTACGGTTTCCGTTTTTGGCGGATATGAAGTACAAGTTTCGGGACAAAATAATGGTTATAATGTATTCCGTTTAGGCTCAGAAGTTAATTTAGTTTGGCCCAGAATTATAGCGCCTTTTACATTCAAAGTATCTAGTGGTTTTGTGCCAAAAACAAAAGCAACAATAGGATATGAATTTCAAAACCGGACACAATTGTATTCATTGAGTACTTTCAAGGGATTATTTGGGTATTCCTGGAAAGCCAGTGAACGCAAAGAACACAATTTAAGTGTTACCGAAATAACTTATGCCAAACCACAAAATGTAACCGATTTATACCAACAACAAATTCTTGCAAACCCTTCTTTGGGAAAAGTAATTGAAAAACAATTGATTTTTGGCCCCAGTTATTCCTACATCTACACAAATACAATGCAGAAAAGGAAAAAGAATACCTTCTATTACAAAGGATCAATTGATCTTTCGGCAACGCTTACCGGATTATTATCCGGCGCAAATATTGACAAAAAAGATACGCTTAAAGTCTTTGGAGTTCCGTTCAGTCAATTTGTAAAAATAGAAAACGAATTCAGGCATTATTATAAATTGGGTCAAAATTCCCAATTGGCCAGCAGAATTTTGGTTGGCGCAGGATTTGCTTATGGAAATTCAAAAGAAATGCCTTTTATCAAACAGTTTTTTATTGGAGGAACCAATAGTTTAAGAGCATTTCGCGCACGTTCTATAGGACCCGGAAGTTTCTTGGATCCGGCAACCAATACCAATTCCTTTTTGGCAGACCAATCCGGAGATTTAAAAATTGAATTCAATACTGAATACCGTGCAAAAATTTACGGAATCGTAAAAGGTGCTATTTTTCTTGATGCAGGAAATATCTGGTTGTTGAATGATAATCCGGATAAACCCGGTTCAAAGTTTACTAAAAATTTTATGAATGAAATGGCATTGGGAACAGGAGTTGGATTGCGATTTGATTTATCGTTTCTCGTCTTGCGTACAGATTTTGCTTTCCCTATCCGAAAACCTTATTTACCCGAGGGTCAACGCTGGGTAATTGATGCTATTAATATTGGTAGCAGTTCATGGAGAAAAGAAAATCTAATTTTTAATTTAGCGATTGGCTACCCGTTTTAAACAAAAAAAGAGCGCGATTAGCTATCGCGCTCTTTCTGATTTCAAATTTTATTTTAGGCTAGTTTACCAGAAATAAAGCATTACTGAACAACAAGATTCCATTTTCCCAAAATCCTCTGAACAACGGATTATCAATCATATAAATTACTTCTCCATCTCCTTTTTTCTCTACAGCATAACTAACCGTTTCATTTAGTTTTTTGCTGATTCCATTCCCTATAAACCCATAGCTTTTATAATCTTTAGGAATGTAAGCCACATTAGAAGCTTTTTTCAAAAGTGAATAATGTCTGTCGTCTGTTTTTAAACTGAAATAATTATCTCCTAAACCAAAAGCCATCGGATGTGATTTGTCAAGAACATTCTCAATAACAGCTCCTGGAATTGAAGTTGAAATAGCGCGTCGTTCTCCATTTCCAAAATCAAAAATTCTTGCTTTTAATTCTAAATCATCCGCTTCTTTCTCGGATTTTACTTTGTCTTCATCACTGGCAAATGGACTTAATGCATACCCTTCTTTTCCTTCAAAAAGAGATAAAGCACCATTCATTGCAATTACTTTTCCGCCATTTTTTATCCACTCTCCTATTTGTTTTTGCTGTTCTTCAGAAAAATCATAATATCCGTCGGCTAAAATCAAAGTATTGTATTCATACAACTTAATTCTTCTGAATTTGTCAACATCCACAATACTTACAGGATATCCAATCGTTTGATCTAAATAATACCAAACGGCTCCAAACTCTGTAGATCCTACTCCATTTCCTGACAGTAAAACGATTTTTGGTGCTTTCAATAAAACAAAATTCTCTCCTCCTAAATCTTTAGAATTAGTTGAAAAACCTGTTTTTATAAAATTATAATCGGTCTTCGTTTTAACAATCTCGTTAACCGTTTTGGTAAAATCAGTTACTTTAGGATTATCAGCTTTACTCACAATTAAACTTCCCGCTTTAACCGTAATGTCTCCAAAAATAGCTTCTCTCATGGCAGATCTTACCTTAATTCCATTTTGATGCAACAAAGCCAACACTTGAGCTGAAGTTCTGTTATTCCAAGGAATATGAAAAGCATAAACACTTTCAGGAACTGTTTTTTCAGCAATAGCAATAGTCGCTTTCGTTTTGATTCCTAAGCTGTTTTTTACTGCATATCCTTCTACTCCGTAAGCTAATGGTAAAGCCCAAGCAGTAATGTCATACGATAAACTGTCATTTAATTTTTGATTGGGTTCAAAAAGCACTTGAGTCATAACCGCTCTGGGTTGATCTACTTTTATAATTAAATCATTAGGCTCTATAGTAAAACTTTTCTCTTTTTTAGTTTGATAATTATAACCGGAAGCACTTTGTTTGGCATCCGCAAACGAAAACTGAATATCATTCTTTTTAAGCAATTCGGTTAATTGTATTAGTTTTGGATTGCTTTTCAATACATAAGTAGCATATTTACCTTTGATTGTTTTTCTGGAATGCGTCATGAAACCTCTAAATCCTTTTATCAATTTATCCGATTGTGAAACTGCTGATTCTACAACTGTTAACACTGCTTTCGCATGATGCGTCAAACGATCTTTAATAGTCAGACTTGCACCGTTTTCCATAGTAATTTCACGACCTGCTCCAATTCCGCCTTGTTCCATTGTCATTCCAACCGCACCATTATAAATCGGATACGTATCGCCATAACTTGGATAAAATAAATCGAAACGTTCTCGTGTATTATACATCCAATTTTCCTGATCAAATTTTGCAGAAATATTTTTACCTAAAAGATTGTGAAAGTCTTTTTGATACGGTTCTATAAACTCATGCAAAGGTTCCGCTGCAGGAGGAAAGAAATACGGTGAATCATACCCCATTTCATGCACATCCGTATGCACTTGTGGCATCCATTGATTATACAATGCAATGCGCTGTTGGGTTTCGGTTTGTGTCTGCCAAGCCC
This region of Flavobacterium lacustre genomic DNA includes:
- a CDS encoding M14 family zinc carboxypeptidase, producing the protein MKKTILSLFFIFNFLFTVHSQVKSPSEFLTNYGKQITYYHQIEAYFKHLTEQSSYIKHQKYGLTPEQRDMNVYFISTPENLANLEQIRNNNLAAIGMSDKKTETIGDKLIVWLSFNVHGNEFAGAESALTVAYELVNPSNATTKEWLKNTIVILDPCLNPDGFSRYGNWLREISGTKTHPGLTDREHMEEWPGGRYSHYIFDLNRDWAWQTQTETQQRIALYNQWMPQVHTDVHEMGYDSPYFFPPAAEPLHEFIEPYQKDFHNLLGKNISAKFDQENWMYNTRERFDLFYPSYGDTYPIYNGAVGMTMEQGGIGAGREITMENGASLTIKDRLTHHAKAVLTVVESAVSQSDKLIKGFRGFMTHSRKTIKGKYATYVLKSNPKLIQLTELLKKNDIQFSFADAKQSASGYNYQTKKEKSFTIEPNDLIIKVDQPRAVMTQVLFEPNQKLNDSLSYDITAWALPLAYGVEGYAVKNSLGIKTKATIAIAEKTVPESVYAFHIPWNNRTSAQVLALLHQNGIKVRSAMREAIFGDITVKAGSLIVSKADNPKVTDFTKTVNEIVKTKTDYNFIKTGFSTNSKDLGGENFVLLKAPKIVLLSGNGVGSTEFGAVWYYLDQTIGYPVSIVDVDKFRRIKLYEYNTLILADGYYDFSEEQQKQIGEWIKNGGKVIAMNGALSLFEGKEGYALSPFASDEDKVKSEKEADDLELKARIFDFGNGERRAISTSIPGAVIENVLDKSHPMAFGLGDNYFSLKTDDRHYSLLKKASNVAYIPKDYKSYGFIGNGISKKLNETVSYAVEKKGDGEVIYMIDNPLFRGFWENGILLFSNALFLVN